In Bradyrhizobium guangxiense, the following are encoded in one genomic region:
- a CDS encoding xanthine dehydrogenase family protein molybdopterin-binding subunit: MGVEGIGARVVRKEDKRFITGKGRYVDDIKLMGMTHAHFIRSPHAHAKVKGIDSSAALKMPGVVAVLTGQQIVDDKVGNLICGWAITSKDGSPMKMGAWPAMAPETVRFVGQAVAVVIAESKNMARDAAEAVVVNYEELPAVADVRAAIKPGAPQLHPEAPGNQVYDWVIGDEGATDAAFAKAANVVKLDVTNNRLAPNAMEPRAAIADYDAAEEHFTLYTTSQNPHVARLVLSAFYNIAPEHKLRVIAPDVGGGFGSKIFIYPEEMVALWASKKVSRPVKWTGDRTEAFLTDAHGRDHVTHAEMAFDANNKITGFKVKTYANFGAYMSLFSSSVPTYLYATLLSGQYNIPAIHAEVIGVYTNTTPVDAYRGAGRPEASYLIERLMETAARQLKVDPAQLRRTNFITQFPHQTPVIMAYDTGDFNASLDAAMKAIDYAGFPARKAQAKANGKLRGIGVSCYIEACGIAPSKAVGSLGAGVGLWESAEVRVNPVGTIEILTGSHSHGQGHETTFCQLVADRLGVPISQVSIVHGDTDKVQFGMGTYGSRSAAVGLTAILKAMEKMEAKAKKIAAHALEASEADIVIENGEFKVTGTDKAIALPMVALAAYTAHNLPEGMEPGLKESAFYDPTNFTFPAGTYICELEVDPGTGKTSFVNFVAADDFGRLINPMIVEGQVHGGLVQGIGQALLEHAVYDANGQPVTASFMDYAMPRADDVPSFNLSHTTTLCPGNPLGIKGCGEAGAIGASAAVINAITDAIGKNNLEMPATPDRVWRTIHAA; encoded by the coding sequence ATGGGTGTTGAAGGCATCGGCGCGCGCGTCGTGCGCAAGGAAGACAAGCGTTTCATTACCGGCAAGGGCCGCTACGTCGACGACATCAAGCTGATGGGCATGACCCATGCCCATTTCATCAGAAGTCCGCATGCCCACGCCAAGGTGAAGGGGATCGACTCCTCCGCGGCGCTGAAGATGCCGGGCGTGGTCGCCGTGCTGACGGGCCAGCAGATCGTCGACGACAAGGTCGGCAACCTCATTTGCGGCTGGGCCATCACCTCCAAGGACGGCAGCCCGATGAAGATGGGCGCATGGCCGGCGATGGCGCCGGAGACGGTGCGCTTCGTCGGACAGGCCGTCGCCGTCGTGATCGCCGAAAGCAAGAACATGGCGCGCGACGCCGCGGAAGCGGTCGTGGTCAATTACGAAGAGCTGCCGGCGGTCGCCGACGTGCGCGCGGCAATCAAGCCCGGCGCACCGCAGCTGCACCCCGAAGCGCCCGGCAATCAGGTCTATGACTGGGTGATCGGCGACGAGGGCGCGACCGATGCCGCTTTCGCCAAGGCCGCCAACGTCGTCAAGCTCGACGTCACCAACAACCGCCTCGCCCCGAATGCGATGGAGCCGCGCGCGGCGATCGCCGACTATGACGCCGCGGAGGAGCATTTCACGCTCTACACCACCTCGCAGAACCCGCACGTCGCCCGCCTCGTGCTGTCGGCGTTCTACAACATTGCCCCCGAGCACAAGCTGCGCGTGATCGCGCCCGACGTCGGCGGCGGCTTCGGCTCCAAGATCTTCATCTATCCCGAGGAGATGGTGGCGCTGTGGGCCTCCAAGAAGGTCAGCCGTCCCGTGAAATGGACCGGCGACCGCACCGAGGCCTTCCTCACCGACGCGCATGGCCGCGACCATGTGACCCATGCCGAGATGGCGTTCGACGCCAACAACAAGATCACCGGCTTCAAGGTAAAGACCTACGCCAATTTCGGCGCCTACATGTCGCTGTTCTCCTCCTCGGTGCCGACCTATCTCTACGCGACGCTGCTGTCGGGCCAGTACAACATCCCGGCGATCCATGCCGAGGTGATCGGGGTCTACACCAACACCACGCCGGTCGACGCCTATCGCGGCGCGGGCCGCCCCGAGGCGAGCTATCTGATCGAACGGTTGATGGAAACCGCCGCTCGGCAGCTCAAGGTCGATCCGGCCCAGCTGCGCAGGACCAACTTCATCACCCAGTTCCCGCACCAGACGCCGGTCATCATGGCCTACGACACCGGCGACTTTAACGCTTCGCTCGATGCGGCGATGAAGGCGATCGACTATGCCGGCTTCCCTGCCCGCAAGGCGCAGGCGAAAGCGAACGGCAAGCTGCGCGGCATCGGCGTGTCCTGCTACATCGAGGCCTGCGGCATCGCGCCGTCGAAGGCGGTCGGCAGCCTCGGTGCCGGCGTCGGCCTATGGGAATCGGCCGAGGTACGCGTCAATCCGGTCGGTACCATCGAAATCCTCACGGGATCGCACAGCCACGGCCAGGGTCACGAGACCACGTTCTGCCAGCTGGTTGCCGATCGCCTGGGTGTTCCCATCAGCCAGGTCTCGATCGTCCATGGCGACACCGACAAGGTGCAGTTCGGCATGGGCACCTATGGCTCCCGCTCGGCGGCCGTCGGCCTCACCGCCATCCTGAAGGCGATGGAGAAGATGGAAGCGAAGGCCAAGAAGATCGCCGCGCATGCGCTGGAGGCTTCCGAGGCCGACATCGTCATCGAGAACGGCGAGTTCAAGGTGACCGGCACCGACAAGGCGATCGCCCTGCCGATGGTCGCGCTTGCGGCCTATACCGCGCACAATCTGCCTGAAGGCATGGAGCCGGGCCTGAAGGAGAGCGCCTTCTACGACCCGACCAACTTCACCTTCCCGGCCGGCACCTATATCTGCGAGCTCGAGGTCGATCCCGGCACCGGCAAGACCTCCTTCGTCAACTTCGTCGCGGCCGACGATTTCGGCCGGCTGATCAACCCGATGATCGTCGAAGGCCAGGTCCATGGCGGCCTTGTGCAGGGCATCGGGCAGGCGCTGCTCGAGCATGCGGTCTACGATGCCAACGGCCAGCCGGTCACGGCCTCGTTCATGGATTACGCCATGCCGCGCGCCGACGACGTGCCATCGTTCAACCTGTCCCACACCACGACGCTGTGCCCGGGCAATCCGCTCGGCATCAAGGGTTGCGGTGAGGCCGGTGCGATCGGGGCGTCAGCGGCCGTGATCAACGCGATCACGGATGCGATCGGCAAGAACAATCTGGAAATGCCCGCAACGCCCGATCGGGTGTGGCGCACCATCCACGCAGCTTAA
- a CDS encoding response regulator, with protein MASFLIIDDHPLFREALGNAVRLALPEARILEAMSIEDALEILSAEQGIDLALLDLSLPDATGFSGFLRLRETYPRLPVAIVSSEEDQHVVREALALGAAGYLPKSTSKRELAQSIEGVLSGSVSVPRDFVATPQRRKAETSKALEVKLRELTPQQIRVLDLLRRGYPNRQIAQELQLAESTVKAHITEILRKLGLFSRNKAIIEIGKMELPDPRNRAYAKADRGRPQ; from the coding sequence ATGGCCAGCTTCCTGATCATCGACGATCATCCGCTGTTTCGCGAAGCGCTTGGCAATGCAGTGCGGCTGGCCCTGCCGGAGGCTCGCATCCTGGAGGCGATGTCGATCGAGGACGCGCTGGAGATCCTGTCGGCCGAGCAGGGGATCGACCTCGCGCTGCTCGATCTGTCGTTGCCGGATGCGACCGGCTTCTCCGGTTTCCTCCGCTTGCGCGAAACATATCCGCGCCTGCCGGTTGCCATCGTCTCGAGCGAGGAGGACCAGCACGTGGTCCGCGAGGCGCTGGCGCTCGGCGCGGCCGGTTATCTGCCGAAGTCGACGTCGAAGCGCGAGCTGGCCCAGTCGATCGAGGGCGTGCTCTCCGGCTCAGTCTCGGTGCCGCGAGACTTCGTGGCGACGCCGCAGCGGCGCAAAGCCGAGACCAGCAAGGCCCTCGAGGTCAAGCTCCGCGAGCTCACGCCGCAGCAGATTAGGGTCCTGGACCTGCTGCGTCGCGGTTACCCCAATCGGCAGATTGCGCAGGAGCTTCAGCTCGCCGAATCCACGGTCAAGGCGCACATCACCGAGATCCTGCGCAAGCTCGGGCTGTTCAGCCGCAACAAGGCGATCATCGAGATCGGCAAGATGGAACTGCCCGATCCCAGGAACCGCGCCTATGCGAAGGCCGACCGCGGGAGGCCGCAATGA
- a CDS encoding response regulator: protein MTRFLIVEDHPLFREALEGALQMVAPGAEILQAISVDGALEQLSTGAELDLLLLDLSMPGTTGLSGVVRIRKAFPKVPVVIVSGHQDPKIISGALSLGVAGYIFKSSSKQELARSIGEALQGLVCIPDAYRALRPQRAPSPAHDLLKRLHNLTPQQLRVLEMLKRGLQNKQIAYELKISETTVKVHVSDILRKLNVLSRTKAIVEMSKIDFATLASDGSRAKHDRAQSE from the coding sequence GTGACGCGATTTCTGATTGTCGAAGACCATCCGTTGTTTCGCGAGGCGCTCGAAGGCGCGCTGCAGATGGTGGCGCCCGGGGCCGAGATCTTGCAGGCAATTTCGGTCGACGGCGCGCTGGAGCAGCTGTCCACGGGCGCGGAGCTCGATCTCCTCCTGCTCGATCTGTCGATGCCGGGCACGACCGGCCTCTCGGGCGTCGTTCGCATCCGCAAGGCCTTCCCGAAGGTCCCCGTCGTCATCGTGTCGGGACATCAGGATCCCAAGATCATCTCCGGCGCGCTGTCGCTCGGCGTGGCCGGCTACATCTTCAAATCCTCGTCCAAGCAGGAGCTCGCCCGGTCGATCGGTGAGGCGCTGCAGGGTCTCGTCTGCATTCCCGACGCCTATCGTGCACTCCGGCCGCAGCGGGCCCCCAGTCCCGCTCATGATCTGCTGAAGCGGCTGCATAACCTGACCCCGCAGCAATTGCGGGTGCTCGAAATGCTCAAGCGCGGTCTCCAGAACAAGCAGATCGCCTATGAATTGAAGATTTCCGAGACCACCGTGAAGGTCCACGTCTCCGACATCCTGCGCAAGCTGAATGTGCTGAGCCGCACCAAGGCGATCGTCGAAATGTCGAAGATCGATTTTGCGACGCTGGCGAGCGACGGGAGCCGGGCGAAGCACGATCGCGCACAGTCGGAGTAG
- a CDS encoding (2Fe-2S)-binding protein, translating to MSTVKLTVNGKAVAVDVEDRTLLVHLLRDHLNLTGTHVGCDTSQCGACVVHMDGRAVKSCTMLAGQADGANITTIEGIAKGDELHPMQAAFRDNHGLQCGYCTPGMIMSAIDIVQRHGGQLDEATVRTELEGNICRCTGYHNIVKAVLDAAGRMKVSQAAE from the coding sequence GTGTCTACAGTCAAACTGACGGTGAACGGCAAGGCCGTTGCTGTCGACGTCGAGGACCGCACGCTGCTGGTCCATCTCCTGCGCGATCACCTCAATCTCACGGGAACGCATGTCGGCTGCGACACCAGCCAGTGCGGCGCCTGCGTCGTGCACATGGACGGCAGGGCGGTGAAATCCTGCACCATGCTGGCGGGTCAGGCCGATGGCGCCAACATCACCACCATTGAAGGCATCGCCAAGGGCGACGAGCTGCATCCGATGCAGGCCGCCTTCCGTGACAATCATGGCCTGCAATGCGGCTATTGCACGCCGGGCATGATCATGTCGGCAATCGACATCGTGCAGCGTCACGGCGGCCAGCTCGACGAAGCCACCGTCCGCACCGAGCTGGAAGGCAACATCTGCCGCTGCACCGGCTACCACAACATCGTCAAAGCCGTGCTGGACGCGGCCGGACGCATGAAGGTCTCGCAGGCGGCCGAGTAA
- a CDS encoding PQQ-dependent methanol/ethanol family dehydrogenase yields the protein MTFGTKGFLAGISMIAMLAAVTSGVRANDSLIKAQSDSNQWAVAGHDYGNTRYSPLKQINTENAGKLTLAYSFSLASLRSNESSPIVVGNTLYVSSSWGPKYVYALDAATGQRKWTWEPEIPEDVLQYACCDVNNRGVSYADGKIFVGRLDGKLTALDAATGKSLWTTKVVDYKQGSVITSPPLVVRDKVITGFGGGEYGVRGSLQAFDINTGKQLWQTFTVPSPDEPGGDTWKGDSAQHGGGAAWLVGSYDPKSDTVYWGTSNPGPWNTGVRSTGDGNFGKLTNLYTASTLALDPNTGKIKWHIQTTPADAWDYDGVNEAVLADLKIGGSTVPALMKADRNGYFFVANRETGKVLSAEKYVFSNWAKKWDVNTMRAVEDPDKRPGPGHPAKDICPNLIGGKNWQPMSFNPQTGLVYIPSNNVCMDWSVSDVAYKRGVFYLGAEFPTKEGPGGFLGELVAWDPIAQKKVWSIKEDLPFNGGTLTTGGGLVFAGNIHGDFRAIDAKSGKVLWSKNLGSGIGAGPVTYSVDGKQYVAIVVGRTAALPAFLGEVGKKMTAAAPEGGSLFVFSVQ from the coding sequence ATGACCTTTGGAACGAAGGGATTCTTGGCTGGCATCTCGATGATTGCGATGCTGGCCGCCGTTACTTCAGGCGTTCGCGCCAACGACTCGCTGATCAAGGCGCAATCCGATTCAAACCAGTGGGCAGTTGCCGGCCACGACTACGGCAATACGCGTTACAGCCCGCTCAAGCAGATTAATACCGAGAATGCCGGCAAGCTGACGCTCGCCTATTCGTTCTCGCTGGCCTCGCTGCGCTCGAACGAATCCTCGCCGATCGTCGTCGGCAACACGCTGTATGTCTCGAGCTCCTGGGGGCCGAAATACGTCTACGCGCTCGATGCCGCGACGGGGCAGCGCAAATGGACCTGGGAGCCCGAAATTCCCGAGGACGTGCTGCAATACGCCTGCTGTGACGTCAACAATCGCGGCGTCTCCTATGCCGATGGAAAGATCTTCGTCGGCCGTCTCGACGGCAAGCTGACGGCGCTCGACGCCGCGACCGGCAAGTCGCTGTGGACGACGAAGGTCGTCGACTACAAGCAGGGTTCGGTCATCACCTCGCCGCCGCTGGTGGTGCGCGACAAGGTGATCACCGGCTTCGGTGGCGGCGAGTACGGCGTGCGCGGCTCGCTCCAGGCCTTCGACATCAACACCGGCAAGCAGCTGTGGCAGACCTTCACGGTCCCCAGTCCGGACGAGCCCGGCGGCGACACCTGGAAGGGCGATTCCGCCCAGCACGGCGGCGGTGCGGCCTGGCTGGTCGGCTCCTACGATCCCAAGAGCGACACCGTCTATTGGGGCACCAGCAATCCCGGTCCGTGGAATACCGGCGTTCGTTCGACCGGCGACGGCAATTTCGGCAAGCTGACCAACCTCTACACCGCCTCCACGCTCGCGCTGGATCCCAACACCGGCAAGATCAAGTGGCACATCCAGACCACGCCGGCCGACGCCTGGGACTATGACGGCGTCAACGAGGCCGTGCTGGCGGATCTGAAGATCGGCGGCAGCACCGTGCCGGCGCTGATGAAGGCGGACCGCAACGGCTACTTCTTCGTCGCCAACCGTGAGACCGGCAAGGTGCTCTCGGCGGAGAAATACGTCTTCTCCAATTGGGCGAAGAAGTGGGACGTCAACACCATGCGCGCGGTCGAAGACCCGGACAAGCGTCCAGGGCCGGGCCATCCCGCCAAGGACATCTGCCCGAACTTGATCGGCGGCAAGAACTGGCAACCGATGTCCTTCAATCCGCAGACCGGGCTCGTCTACATCCCCTCGAACAATGTCTGCATGGACTGGTCGGTTTCCGACGTCGCCTACAAGCGCGGCGTGTTCTATCTGGGTGCCGAGTTCCCGACCAAGGAAGGTCCCGGCGGCTTCCTCGGCGAGCTTGTGGCCTGGGATCCGATCGCGCAGAAGAAGGTGTGGTCGATCAAGGAAGACCTGCCGTTCAACGGCGGCACGCTGACCACCGGCGGCGGCCTCGTGTTCGCCGGCAACATCCATGGCGACTTCCGCGCTATTGATGCGAAGTCCGGCAAGGTGCTGTGGAGCAAGAATCTCGGCTCCGGCATCGGCGCAGGCCCGGTGACCTACAGTGTCGACGGCAAGCAATACGTCGCCATCGTCGTCGGCCGCACGGCAGCATTGCCCGCGTTCCTGGGCGAGGTTGGGAAGAAGATGACGGCCGCAGCTCCCGAGGGCGGTTCGCTCTTCGTGTTCTCCGTCCAGTGA
- a CDS encoding SRPBCC family protein, with the protein MQMNDSQRIPASKAKVWAALNDPEILRRCIPGCQSLEMASPTEMTATVVLKVGPVKATFSGKVTLTDIDAPNGYRIVGEGAGGVAGFAKGGAKVRLAEEAPDVTILHYEAEAQIGGKLAQLGSRLIDSTSRKLAANFFENFAAVVAPSS; encoded by the coding sequence ATGCAGATGAACGACAGCCAGCGCATTCCGGCGTCGAAAGCGAAGGTGTGGGCCGCGCTCAACGATCCCGAGATTCTCAGGCGCTGCATTCCCGGCTGCCAATCGCTGGAGATGGCCTCGCCGACGGAGATGACGGCAACGGTGGTGTTGAAGGTCGGCCCGGTGAAGGCGACGTTCAGCGGCAAGGTGACGTTGACCGACATCGATGCGCCCAATGGCTATCGCATCGTCGGCGAGGGTGCCGGCGGCGTGGCCGGTTTCGCCAAGGGTGGCGCGAAGGTCAGACTCGCGGAAGAGGCGCCGGACGTCACCATCCTGCATTACGAAGCCGAGGCGCAGATCGGCGGCAAGCTCGCTCAGCTCGGCTCCCGGCTGATCGATTCGACCTCGCGAAAACTTGCGGCGAATTTCTTCGAAAACTTCGCCGCGGTGGTAGCGCCATCATCGTGA
- a CDS encoding c-type cytochrome — MRPINPGNGNNLHRATAGRLAVAAAAALIASTAAVHADEIKPFRLCADPTNLPFSSDNPSQPGFYVEIGRALAQALGQPITYDWYKSYFGKRTVRVTLLGKQCDAMIGLPRSEDFMGPAVIFSNTIAKEGYALVTAKGQVIGGVDDLRGKRVAVQYASTPQNLLATRDDIQKVTVLSPEEAMQALDQGRADVAFIWGPVAGWLNMTDYKDRYQIRLTEGEGLSWDAAIGFAKGSTELRDRVDAILPTLQRTIADLAVKYGLPAGQPVRFGAAEAVPAGATVGTGPGAGVAQVANVVATETKGDAAAPNAEIAGAGKEIFNGTCAHCHGPDAIQSERKIDLRLLRHRYGDDMRDTFWKTVHEGRPAKGMPAWKEVFTDDQFASIYSFLLTVQVESND; from the coding sequence ATGCGTCCGATCAATCCAGGAAACGGCAACAACCTGCATCGCGCCACCGCGGGACGGCTCGCAGTTGCCGCCGCGGCCGCGCTGATCGCATCGACCGCAGCCGTCCATGCCGACGAGATCAAGCCGTTCCGTCTGTGTGCCGATCCGACCAACCTGCCGTTCTCGAGCGATAATCCGTCGCAGCCGGGCTTCTATGTCGAGATCGGCCGAGCGCTGGCGCAGGCCCTCGGCCAACCCATCACTTACGATTGGTACAAATCCTATTTCGGCAAGCGCACCGTGCGGGTCACGTTGCTGGGCAAGCAATGCGACGCCATGATCGGCCTGCCGCGCTCGGAGGATTTCATGGGGCCTGCCGTGATCTTCTCCAACACCATTGCCAAGGAGGGCTACGCCCTGGTCACGGCAAAGGGTCAGGTGATCGGTGGTGTCGACGACCTCAGGGGCAAGCGCGTCGCCGTCCAGTACGCCAGCACCCCGCAAAACCTGCTTGCGACCCGTGACGACATCCAGAAGGTGACCGTGCTGTCGCCCGAGGAGGCCATGCAGGCACTCGACCAGGGCAGGGCGGATGTTGCCTTCATCTGGGGGCCGGTCGCCGGCTGGCTGAACATGACCGATTACAAGGATCGCTATCAGATCCGACTCACCGAAGGCGAAGGCCTGTCATGGGATGCCGCGATCGGCTTCGCGAAGGGGTCGACCGAGCTCCGCGATCGTGTCGACGCGATCCTGCCGACACTTCAGCGCACAATTGCCGACCTCGCGGTGAAATACGGCTTGCCGGCCGGACAGCCGGTTCGTTTCGGCGCAGCTGAGGCTGTGCCGGCGGGAGCCACGGTCGGAACGGGCCCCGGGGCGGGCGTGGCGCAGGTCGCAAATGTGGTGGCAACCGAGACCAAGGGCGATGCAGCGGCGCCGAATGCGGAAATCGCCGGTGCGGGCAAGGAGATCTTCAACGGAACCTGCGCGCATTGCCACGGCCCCGACGCCATCCAGAGCGAACGGAAGATCGACCTGCGGCTGTTGCGTCACCGCTACGGCGACGACATGCGCGACACGTTCTGGAAGACCGTGCATGAGGGGCGCCCCGCCAAGGGCATGCCGGCCTGGAAGGAAGTCTTCACCGACGATCAGTTCGCCAGCATCTATTCGTTCCTGCTAACGGTCCAGGTCGAATCGAACGACTGA